A window of Desulfobacterales bacterium genomic DNA:
ATTTGGTATAGAACCGGAGATATAGCATGGATGGACAAATCTGGAAGATTATGGTATTGCGGAAGAAAAAATGAAAGAGTCGTAACCCAAGAAGGGACTCTTTACACTATTCCGTGTGAGGCTATTTTTAATAACCATCCTTACGTAAAAAAAACAGCCCTTGTTGGAGTAGGACCAACTCATAAACAAACTCCAGTTATTTGTGTAGAACTTGAAAAAATTGAAAATGAACACGCAAAGGTTGAAAAAGAATTAAAAGAAATAGCTAAAACAACAATTATCACTGAAAACATAAAGCTTTTTATTTTTCTTAAATCAATCCCTGTAGATAAATATAACGGAACAAAAATATTAAGGGATAAATTAAAAGCAATCGTTGAAAAAATGATTTAAGTGTAACTTTATTTTAATTTGTAGAGCTTGTCTTATCTATTTGGAAAGATAAAGACAATACCCTACTATGTCTCTCCAAAAACAATTAACCAATAACTTAAAAAATTCTATCCTAAATTTTTATGCTCATATTTAAAATTATTATCTTGGGACTTTTTGCTTATACATTAGGATCTATTCCTTGGGGATTGATTCTAACAAAAACATTTACGAAAATTGATATACGCAAAATAGGAAGTGGCAATATTGGAGCTACAAATGTTAGGAGAATTGCTGGAAATACCCTTGGAATTTTAACACTCTTCCTTGATATGCTTAAAGGCATTATACCGGTGTATTTAACCACTTTTATTTTTACTAATTCTGATTTATGCTCATTATACCAATGTATTTTTGCGCTCTTATCTTTTTTGGGACATCTTTATCCTGTTTTTTTACTATTTAAAGATGGTGGAAAAGGAGTTGCTACTGCTGCTGGATGTATTTTAATCATCTCTCCTAAAATTTTTTTTATTGTTATTATTATTTTTATATTATCGGTAATTATATTTAATAAAATTTCAGCGGGCTCAATTCTTGCGGCTGGATTCCTTCCTTTTCTATCTTTTATTGAACATAATATTTATTTTACTATTTTTACTTTTATTATTTCCTTTTTAACAATTTTTAGGCATAAGGGAAATATAAAAAGATTATTAGATGGCAATGAACCTAATTTGATTAATAAAAAATAAGGAAAGAAACTAAAGTTTTTTCAGAAAGCAAATTATAAAATTCTGAAAAAGTAAGTTAAAATAAAAAAATGACATATCATTACTGTTATTAGATAATAAAAATTTGATTAGCCTTTAATTTTAGCCTTAAAAAACGGAATAGTGTGTCATTTAATAGTTAAAAAGGAGATAAAAAATGACGTTATTTTCAATTGACAAAGATAAATGTAATGGAGATGGACTTTGTGTATATGAGTGCCCTCTTGGAATAATTCAATTGGTAAATTCAATTCCAGAGCCAACTCCAAATGCTGAAGGTTTATGTATAAAATGCGGTCATTGCGTGGCAGTATGCCCTAATGGAGCATTGTCTCATAAGTT
This region includes:
- the plsY gene encoding glycerol-3-phosphate 1-O-acyltransferase PlsY gives rise to the protein MLIFKIIILGLFAYTLGSIPWGLILTKTFTKIDIRKIGSGNIGATNVRRIAGNTLGILTLFLDMLKGIIPVYLTTFIFTNSDLCSLYQCIFALLSFLGHLYPVFLLFKDGGKGVATAAGCILIISPKIFFIVIIIFILSVIIFNKISAGSILAAGFLPFLSFIEHNIYFTIFTFIISFLTIFRHKGNIKRLLDGNEPNLINKK